A segment of the Rhizobium sp. ZPR4 genome:
GACAAGACTGGAGGCGATCGAAGCCATGGGCGAGGCCCTGGATGGTTTTGTCGTCGATGGCATCGAGCACAATATGCCGTTCCTCTCCGCGCTGATGAAACATCCGCGCTGGCGCGAAGGCCGCCTCTCCACGGGCTTCATTGCCGAGGAATATCCTGATGGCTTCGCGCCGGTGACGCCGGACGAAGACCAAACCGCCTTGCTGTCGGCAATCGCCCTTTCCTGCAGCCTGATCGAGTCCAACCGCCGGGAACGCTATGGCGACCGGCTGCGTCCGGCCGCCGCGCCGCTGCGGGAGAGCTGGGTCGCCAAGCTCGGTGCCGACTATCTGCCTTTGACGTTGCTTGAAGGCGTGGTGACCATTCCCTTCGAGATGGACATGCAGATTGGCGGCAAAACCGTAACTGTCGCAACCGACTGGCGTCCCGGCGATTCCATCTGGGTCGGCACCGTCGGCGGCCGCAAGTTGACGGCCCAGATCCGCACCCTGCTCAATGGCCTGCGCATCGATTGGCAAGGTATTTCCGTCCGGGCCAAGGTGTTCACGCCGCGTCAGGCCGAGCTTGACAAGCTGATGCCCGTCAAATTGCCGCCCGATACGTCAAAGCTTCTGCTCTGCCCCATGCCGGGCCTCGTCGTTGCTATCGCCGTTGCTGAGGGACAGGAAGTCAAAGCGGGAGAAACGCTGGCCATTGTCGAAGCGATGAAGATGGAAAATGTCCTTCGTGCCGAACGCGATCTGGTCATCGGCAAGATCAACGCCAAGCCCGGCGAAAGTCTCGCTGTCGACGCCGTGATCATGGAATTTGCCTGATCCAGGGGCTTCGCCATCGCAGCCATATGGAAAAAGCTGCGTGGCGATTGCTCGGCTAAAACATGACAATTGCGACGCTAAGTGTCTGATTTTGGCTTGAGCCTTTCTATGGGACCGTGCCAATGTTGCCTGGACCAAAATCATAGCATGAAGGGATGAGACCATGGACGTAAGAGCAGCGGTAGCGGTTGCGGCGGGCAAGCCGCTCGAGGTGATGACGGTTCAGCTTGAGGGGCCGAAGGCCGGTGAAGTGCTGATCGAGGTCAAGGCGACCGGCCTCTGCCACACCGATGACTTCACGCTCTCGGGCGCCGATCCGGAAGGCCTGTTCCCGGTCATTCTCGGCCATGAAGGTGCCGGCATCGTCGTCGATGTCGGTCCGGGTGTGACCTCGGTCAGGAAGGGCGATCACGTCATTCCGCTTTATACCCCCGAATGCCGCGAATGCCCGTCGTGCCTCAGCCGCAAGACCAATCTGTGCACGGCGATCCGCTCGACGCAGGGCCAGGGGCTGATGCCGGATGGCACCTCGCGCTTCTCGATCGGCAAGGACAAGATCCATCACTATATGGGCTGCTCGACCTTCGCCAATTACACCGTGCTGCCGGAGATTGCCGTTGCCAAGGTCAATCCCGACGCCCCCTTCGACAAGATCTGCTACATCGGCTGCGGCGTCACCACAGGCATCGGCGCGGTCATCAACACCGCCAAGGTGGAGATGGGCGCAACCGCGATCGTCTTTGGTCTCGGCGGCATCGGCCTCAACGTCATCCAGGGGCTGAAGCTTGCCGGCGCCGACATGATCATCGGCGTCGATCTCAACAATGACAAGAAGGCCTGGGGCGAACGCTTCGGCATGACGCATTTCGTCAATCCGAAGGAGGTCGGCGACGATATCGTGCCCTATCTCGTCAACATGACGAAGCGCGGGGCCGACCAGATCGGTGGCGCCGACTATACCTTCGACTGCACGGGCAACACCAAGGTGATGCGCCAGGCGCTGGAAGCAAGCCATCGCGGCTGGGGCAAGTCCGTCGTCATCGGCGTTGCCGGCGCCGGCCAGGAGATTTCCACGCGTCCGTTCCAGCTGGTGACGGGCCGCTCATGGATGGGCACGGCCTTCGGCGGTGCCCGTGGCCGTACCGACGTTCCGAAGATCGTCGACTGGTACATGGAGGGCAAGATCCAGATCGATCCGATGATCACCCACACCATGCCGCTCGAAGACATCAACAAGGGCTTCGAGCTCATGCATTCCGGAAAGAGCGTCCGCGGCGTCGTGATATACTGACGCTGAAAGCCACTCGGCGAGACGTATGTGGCGCGTGAGAAATGCGCCACATATAGCTGAAAAGATTTGATATCATGATTTATGTCGATGCCGACGCCTGCCCGGTCAAACCGGAAATCTTGAAGGTTGCCGAACGCCACGGCATCGAGGTGACCTTCGTTGCCAATTCGGGACTAAGGCCGTCGCGGGACCCGATGGTGCACAACATCATCGTCTCCAACGCCTTCGATGCCGCCGATAACTGGATTGCCGAGCATGCCGGCGCCGGCGATATCGTCGTCACGGCGGATGTACCGCTCGCCGGCCGCTGCGTTGCGACCGGAGCTCTGGTGACGGGACCGACCGGCCGCATCTTCGACAAGACGAATATCGGCATGGCAACGGCCATGCGCGATCTCGGGGCACATCTTCGCGAAACCGGCGAAAGCAAGGGCTATAATGCCGCCTTCTCGCCGCGCGACCGCTCCGCCTTCCTCGAAACCTTCGACCGGCTTTGCCGGCGTGCCAAAGCACATCAATCATCGCCTGGAGACCAGCCGTGAACATCATTTCCCAAAACACCGCATTCGGTGGCATGCAGGGTGTCTTCTCGCATGAATCAGAAGCCTGCAAATGCGAGATGACCTTTGCCGTCTTCGTGCCGCCGCAGGCGATCAAGGAGCCCCGCCCGGTGCTCTGGTATCTCTCCGGCCTCACCTGCACCCATGCCAATGTCATGGAAAAGGGTGAGTATCGCCGCATGGCTGCAGAACTCGGCCTGATCATCGTCTGCCCGGACACCAGCCCGCGCGGCAACGACGTGCCGGATGAGCTGACCAATTGGCAGATGGGCAAAGGCGCCGGCTTTTATCTCGACGCCACCGAGACGCCCTGGGCCGAAAACTATCAGATGTACAGCTACATCACCGAGGAGCTGCCCACGCTTATCGCCAAGCAATTCCGGGCCGACATGAGCCGCCAAGGCATTTTTGGCCATTCCATGGGCGGCCATGGCGCCATGACGATTGCGTTGAAGAACCCGGACCGCTTCAAGAGCTGCTCCGCTTTCGCTCCCATCGTACAGCCGTCGACAGCCGATTGGTCCGCCCCTGCGCTTGAAAAATATTTGGGCAGCGACAAGGCCGCTTGGCGCCGCTACGACGCCTGTGCGCTTGTCGAAGACGGCGCCCGCTTCCCCGAGTTCCTGATCGATCAAGGCAAGGCCGACAGCTTTCTCGAAAACGGCTTGCGCCCATGGTTGTTCGAAGATGCTATCAAGGGCACTGATATCGGCCTAATGCTACGAATGCACGAGCGTTACGATCATTCCTACTACTTCATCTCGTCCTTCATGGACGATCACCTGAGGTGGCATGCCGAACGGCTCGAAAAGTAGAAGTGGCATACCCGCCGCCTTGAAATACCAAGGCGGCACAGGCATATAGGAAACGCGCAGACGACTGCGGCGGCCAGCATCCAAAACCGGCCGTAGACATCGCGGGGACGGCCTCGCTCTTAATAATGGAGCGTAACATGGCTTGGTTCCTGCTTTTCCTCGCAGGCTTGTTCGAAATCGGCTGGGCTATCGGCCTGAAATATACCGATGGTTTCACGCGGCCGATGCCGACTGCTCTCACCGTCATCTCCATGGTCATCAGCGTCGTGCTGCTTGGCCTAGCCGTAAAGACCTTGCCGATGGGCACGGCCTATGCGGTCTGGACCGGTATCGGTACCGTCGGCACAGTGCTGCTCGGCATATGGCTGCTCGGCGATCCCGCGACCTTGGTTCGTCTATTCTGCATCGGCTTGATCGTTGCAGGCATCGCCGGTCTCAAGCTTACCGCCTGACTGAGATCATCGGCGCTGGCGGTTGTCCAGCGCCCAGCTTCCCGGTCCGGCAAACACCAGAAACAGGAAGATGAAGCAGAACAGGACCGCTCCATCCCCCTCATTGTTGGCCGGGAAGAAATTGATCGGCATATGCACCATGAAATAGGCAATCGCCATCTCGCCGCTGAGCAAAAAGGCGACAGGACGCGTGAAAAGCCCGAGTAAGATCAGAATACCGCCCACGAGCTCGATGATCCCCGCCACGAAGAACAGCGTCGTGATTGCGTAAGGCGCTGGCGGAAATCCGAAGACCTTTTGCGTGCCGTGTTCGATGAACAGCAACGCGGTCACGATTCGCAGAATTGCAAGGGCTGCAGGCTGGTAGGGCGACAAGCGCTCGGAAAATGACATGAGGATCTCCGTTCGATAGGGGATGCGAAGGAGATCCTGTCAAAAGTGCTCTCGCTTCGCTGACAACAGAGAGAACACGCGAGAGACGAATTTATTCGCCGGACTCGACGATCGGCCGAGCCCGACGAAGCGGCTGGTTATTTCTTGCTGTTGTCGATCGCCAGCAGGCCCGGGCCTGCGAAGATCAGGAACAGGAAGATGAAGCAATAAAGGATCGCTGCGTCGCCGCCATTGTTGGCCGGGAAGAAATTCTTCGGATAATGCGCCATGAAATAGGCGACCGCCATGTTGCCGCACAGGATGAAGGCGACCGGACGGGTGAAGAAGCCGACGATCGTCGCCAGTCCACCGACGACTTCAAGGATACCCTGAACCAGAATCAGGGTCGGCAGCGGGCTTGGAAATTGACCGCCGGCCGGAAAGCCGAGCAGCTTCTGCAAGCCGTGTTCGATGAACAATACGCCGGTGACGACACGCAATACGGTAAGAGCATAGGGCTGATATTGATTCAGCCGATCGGAAAGCGCCATGTTAAACTCCAGTTTTAACTCCCCCACGAGGAAGCAATAGAGCGCACGGGGACGAACGTGAAAACACGGATTCTGACGCTCAATCAATTTTCCGTGTCAAATCCGTGACTTGTTGTCACATGTTCACAACGGGATGTTGTCGTGCTTCTTCCAGGGATTGGTCAAATCCTTGTTGCGCAGCATCCTGAGGCCCTGTGCCAGCCGCCGCCGGGTCGAGCGCGGCATGATCACTTCGTCGATGTAGCCGCGTTCAGCCGCAACGAAGGGCGACAGGAAACGGTCCTCATACATCTTCGTATGCGCTGCAATCTTGTCCGGATCGGCTATATCCTTGCGGAAGATGATCTCGACCGCGCCTTTGGCGCCCATGACGGCAATCTGCGCCGTCGGCCAGGCATAATTGAGATCGCCGCGCAGATGCTTCGAGGCCATGACGTCATAGGCGCCGCCAAAGGCCTTGCGGGTGATGACCGTGAGCTTCGGCACGGTCGCCTCGGCATAGGCAAACAACAGCTTGGCGCCATGCTTGATCAGCCCGCCATATTCCTGCGCCGTCCCCGGCAGGAAGCCGGGCACGTCGACGAAGGTAACGATCGGAATATTGAAGCAATCGCAGAAGCGCACGAACCGCGCCGCCTTTCGCGACGCATCGCTGTCGAGAACACCGGCAAGCACCATCGGCTGGTTGGCGACGAAGCCGACCGTGGCGCCTTCGATGCGGCCGAAACCGCAAACGATATTTTTGGCGAAGCTCTCCTGAATCTCGAAAAAATCGCCCTCGTCCGCGATCTTCAGGATCAGCTCCTTGATATCGTAGGGCTTGTTGGCATTGGCCGGGATCAGCGTATCGAGCGAGTTATCCGGCTCGGTCACGGACTGATAGCATTCGATCTCCGGCACATCAGCCGTATTCGACTGCGGCAGGAAATCGATGAGACGGCGCACCTGCAAGAGTGTATCGACATCATTGTCGTACGCAGCGTCGGCAATCGAGGATTTCGTCGTGTGGACCGATGCGCCGCCGAGCTGCTCGGAAGTAACGGTCTCGTTGGTGACTGTCTTCACCACATCCGGTCCGGTGACGAACATGTAGGAGGTGTCACGAACCATGAAGATGAAATCCGTCATGGCCGGAGAATAGACATCGCCGCCGGCACAAGGACCCATGATGATCGAGATCTGCGGAATGACGCCGGAGGCAAGCACATTGCGCTGGAAGACCTCGGCATAGCCGCCGAGCGCGGCCACACCCTCCTGGATGCGGGCGCCGCCTGCATCATAGATCCCGATGATCGGCGCCCTGTTCTTCAGCGCCATATCCTGTACTTTGGTGATCTTCTCCGCATGTGCTTCTGAAAGAGATCCTCCGAAGACTGTGAAATCCTTGGCAAAAATGAAAACAGTTCGGCCGTTGACCGTACCCCAGCCAGTCACTACGCCATCGCCGGCAATCTTGCTCTTGTCCATGCCGAAATCGGTCGAGCGATGCTCGACGAACATATCGAACTCTTCGAAGGAGCCTTCATCGAGGAAGATGTCGATGCGCTCGCGCGCGGTCAGCTTGCCGCGCGCGTGCTGCGCATCGATCCGCGCCTGCCCGCCGCCAAGCCTTGCGATCTCACGACGACGTTCCAGCTCCTGCAGGATTTCCTTCATGCGGCCCTCTCTCCCTCATCGCTCGGGCTTAGCATGGCGCGAGCCTTGTTTGAAGCTGTTGGCTCAGTTTGCGAGCCGTGGTGTGTTCAGCGAAAAGATGGATCGGACACGCGCGGCGATATCTTCCGCCATGAGCTCGTCAGCTGTAGCGGGATCCGGAGCGACGGTCTTTGTCTCAAACGACGCCATGGCAACCACGGCGCCACCATCGGCCGCCGCCGCATCGATATTGATCTTGGCGCTGCTGCGGTCGCGATTGAAGCCGCGCGCCTTGCGGACGTCGCTCAGTCTGATGGTGATGGCAACCTGTGGCAATTGCGGACTGAAGCTTGTTGCAGTGATCGCGGCGTTGACGCGATCATTGATGGCTGCAACCAGCGCCGGCGACACCGGCGGCAAAGCCTGATCGGCTATGACGGTTGCACTGCGCACGGCATATGTTGGAGGCGGAGGATCAACGGACCAGCTCGAGCACGCAGCCAGCGCCAAACATCCCACGAGCGCCGATACGGCTCTCGACCTCGACAACAACATGATTCCTGTCCCGACTTCCAAGCTTGCAAGATGCGAAGATCGATATAAAGGACTGGAAATCAACAATATTCAACTGCGAAGCGCAGAAAAAACGTCGGTTGCCGCCTGAAATTCCTCAAAACGCTGTGCACGACGCTGCTCGGCCTCTTCGTCGCTGCCCCAATGCTCGATGGTCCAATCCTCGTCGAGATGTGCAAGGGACCAGACATCGGCAAGCGGCAGGAATCCTTCCGCGAAGGCCAGTGCCAGGATCGCTGAACCGGTCAGCGTCGTGATCGTGTGCAGGCTCGCGAGCTCCATCGGTGTGTCAAACTTGCGCAAGGCGGCAGCGAAGGCTGCAATGGCTTCATCGGGCTGTTCCTGATGCATGACACCTTCAGCCAGGATGAAACGGGCGCCGAAATCGCGCGCGGCCCATTCGATTAGCGGGTTCCAGCGCTCCGACTGCCGCTCCACAAGCCGCTCCGGCCCATCGGCGCGATAGCAAAGCAGATCCGTACCCGAGAAACGCACGATTTCATCAAACACGGCCTGGCTTTCGGCCGCAACGCCGTCGATCGCGGTACTGACGAGGCGGGTCACAGGCATGGTCGCGGGATCGATGATGTCGACCTGCCGCGCCCATTCCGCGGCCACCAGCTTGGCAAGCGCTTCCGTCGGCAACGCCAGGGAGTGCCTGGCCGGGGTCTTCACTACCTTGCCGTCAAGCGCGATGGCATGACCGCCCTCGTCCGCGCTGATCGTCACATCCTTGTAGAAGCGTTTCGGCAATGGCTTCTTCATCTGGATCTGCGCGCGGCGGATCGGATCGGGATGGCTGAGACCCTCGGAAAGATCGTTCAACAGGTCGCGCATGGCGTCACCTCAGAGAATATGGCTCAACAAATCGTTCGGATGATGCGCAATCGCATCGGCCCCGGCCGCCAGCAGTTCTTCGACGGAGGCATAGCCCCATGCAACGCCGATGGCGGTCGCACCCGCTGCCTTCGCCATCTGCATGTCGTAGATGGCATCGCCGATCACGATCGTATCATGCGGGTCCATGCCGGTTTCATCGCAGCATTCCGTCACCATCGCAGGATGCGGCTTCGACGGGCAATCGTCGGCGGTGCGCGAGACAATAAAATAGGGCGTGAAGTCGTTGACCTCAAGGATATGGGTCAAGCCGCGGCGGGATTTGCCCGTCACCGCGCCGATCAACAGTTCATCGCGCGCGGCCAGCGTCTCGATCAGCGGCTTGATGCCATCAAAAAGAGGCGTCTGCATATCAGCCTCGTCCCGCACCTCCGGAAAGATCGATTTGTAGTGCGCGGTCATGGCAATCGCTTCATCGTCGACATGCGGCTTGCCCTGCATGCGGGCAATGGCGATATCGAGCGTCAGACCGATGATCGACTTCGTGGCGGAAACATCCGGGCGCTTGTAGCCGAAGGCCACAAAGGTGCGCGCCATGACCTCATGGATCAGCCGCGCGCTGTCGACCAGCGTGCCGTCGCAATCGAAAAGTACCAGCTTCATTCGTCGTCCGGCTCCCCTGCCGATGCCATGTCAAATCCGAGAAGGTTCCAGGTCTGCACCATATGCGGCGGCAGCGGTGCCGTTACACGCAGACGGCCGCCATTCGGATGCGGAATGTCGATATGGCGGGCGTGCAGATGCAGCCGCTTCTGGACACCGCCCGGGAAATCCCAGTTCGGATCGTCATCGAAATATTTGGGGTCGCCGATAATCGGGTGGCCCATGTGCAGCGCATGAACGCGCAGCTGGTGCGTACGACCGGTATAAGGCTCCATTTCAAGCCAGGCGAGGTTCTGCGCTGCGGTTTCGAGGACGCGGTAATAGGAGATCGCGTGATCGGCGCCCTCCTCCCCATGCTTGGCGATGCGCATGCGGTCGCCATCGGCCGTCGCCTCTTTCACCAGCCAGGTGGAGATCTTGTCCTCATGCTTCCGCGGCACGCCCTTGACCAGCGACCAATAGGTTTTCTTGGTGTCGCGTTCGCGGAATGCCGCCGTCAGCTTCTGCGCAGCACCTCGGGTACGGGCAACGACAAGGACGCCAGAGGTGTCGCGGTCGAGACGATGCACCAGGCGTGGCTTTTCGCCCTTCTTGCTCGTCCATGCCTCAAGCATCTTGTCGATATGGCGGGTAAGGCCGGAACCGCCCTGCACCGCGAGGCCAGCGGGCTTGTTCAGCACATAGACCTTCTCATCCTCATGCAACAACATGCGCGCTAGGAGCTCGCCGTCGCCGGCGTGTTTGAGGTCATTGCCGGCGATGGGGCCGCTTTTTGCGCCCTTGGCATCGACATCGAGAGGCGGCACGCGTATCACCTGTCCCGGCTGCACGCGCGCATCCGTCTTGACGCGACCGCCATCGACGCGCACCTGACCGGAACGCATCAGCTTCTGCAATTGTCCGAAACCAAGCCCCGGATAATGCACCTTGAACCAGCGGTCGAGACGCATGCCGGCTTCATCAGGCTCGACCTGTATATGTTCAATCCCGGCCATTCTTCTTCTTTCAAATACCGCGGCATGTCCCAGATATTGCCAAACCTCGTTCGGCGGGATCATGCAAATTCAAACAATGGGCCGATCTGCCCCGCGGCCGGAGATTTCCCGGCCTTTTGACGTGGCTTTAGAGCATTTCGAGGAAAAGTGGAAACCGGAATTATACGGCAGGATAATTTTCTGGCTCAGTTTCCCCTGGCCGAGACGACTGGCAGATTGATGTCGACCATACCCGCCTTGTCGAACATCAGCATCACGGGCACCGTGCCGCCTTGCTTGAAGGGCGCCTTCACCTGCTTGAACATCATGTGCATCGTATTCGGCGCGAGCGTCACCGTGGCGCCGGCGGGGATGGCAATGCCGCCCTTCACCTCGCGCATCTTCATGATCTCGCCCTCCATCTTCATCTCGTGCAGCTCCACCTTGCCGGCGGCCGAAGAGGTCACGGAGGTCAGCTTGTCGTCTGTTTTGCCCGTATTGTGGATGGTGATGTAACCGCCGCCGACGGGCTGGCCGGGAAGCATGGCACGAACATAACCGCCGCTTATATCGAGATCGCCAAGCTTGGCGGCGGCCGAACCGGAAGGTGCCGCACCAGCATCCATGTGCATCCCGGGCTTGGACTTCATCGCGCCGCTGTCCTCGGCCAGCGCTCCACCGAGCGGAAGCGAAAAAGCGCCAATCGAAATCAGCAATGCGGCGGCGTGGTTGCGGTTCATGTTCATCTCCTGCCCGGCTCCTCAATCGAGCAGAAGGGATAGCCTCTCCCATCCCTGTTGCAAAGGTCCGTAATCATTAGGAAACGCAGGATTGATCGGCGCGACAAAAATTTGTTCAGCGGCGACATTTGCCCCTTGCCATCTCTGCCCGGGACCGGATAATGGCTCTCAACCCTGTTGGGAGAATCCGGCGCGAGCCGGTGCCGAAGGAGCAACCGCCCCGGAAACTCTCAGGCCAAAGGACCAGCAAGGGGCAGACGGAACTCTGGAGAGAAGCGCGCAAGCGTTCGCCGAAGGGATAACAATCTCAGGCAAACAGACAGAGGGGGCTCATCGTCAGGCGCTATCGCGCCGAAATTGTGAGCTCTGCGCTTCGAAACGAGCGCAAAACCCGGAGGCGTCATTTGGACGAGACCGCTGCCCTCAAGACCACCCCCCTTCATGCCCTGCATGTGTCGCTCGGCGCCCGCATGGTGCCCTTCGCAGGCTACGACATGCCCGTGCAATATGCGCCCGGCGTGCTGAAGGAACATCTCTGGACCAGATCCTCCGCCGGCCTGTTCGACGTGTCGCATATGGGCCAGGTGACGATCCGCGCCCGCTCCGGCAAATATGAGGATGCGGCGCGGGCCCTCGAGAGCCTGGTGCCTGTCGACATTATCGGCCTCGCCGAAGGCCGTCAGCGCTACGGCTTCTTCACCGACGACAAGGGTGGCATCCTCGACGATCTGATGATTACCCATATGGACGACTATCTTTTCGTCGTCGTCAATGCCGCCTGTAAAGAGCAGGATCTCAAGCATCTTCAAGACCATATCGGCGATAGCTGCGAAATTACCTTACTTGATCGCGCCCTCATTGCGCTTCAAGGGCCGCGCGCCGTCGACGTGCTTGCCGAACTCTGGGCCGATATCGCCTACATGAAGTTCATGGATGTGCGCCATTGTCGCCTCCACGATGTCTCCTGCCTCGTGTCGCGCTCCGGCTATAGCGGCGAAGACGGTTTCGAAATCTCCGTGCCGTTTGACAAGGCCGAGGATATCGCCAAGCGGCTGCTGGAACACCCAGACGTCCAGCCGATCGGCCTCGGAGCCCGCGACTCCCTTCGCCTCGAGGCTGGCCTCTGCCTCTATGGCAACGACATCGACCAGACGACGACGCCGATCGAAGGCGCGCTCGAATGGGCCATCCAGAAGGCCCGCAAAACGGGCGGCGCCCGCGCCGGCGGCTTTCCCGGAGCAGCTCGCATTCTCGGCGAACTCGATGGCGACACCACCCGCCGCCGTGTCGGCCTGAAGCCCGAGGGCAAGGCGCCGGTGCGCGGTCACTCCAAGCTTTATGCCGATGCAGAAGGCAAGACGGAAATCGGCGAAGTCACCTCGGGCGGTTTCGGTCCGAGCGTCGAATCCCCGGTTGCCATGGGCTATGTGCCGACCGATTTCACGGCACCGGGCACCACTGTTTACGCTGAAGTACGCGGCAAGTATCTGCCCGTCGTCGTCAGCGCTCTGCCTTTCATCAAGCCTACCTACAAACGTTGAGCGTCTTTTCCAGAGAGGATTACCCATGCTGAAATTCACCGAAGAACATGAGTGGCTGAAGGTCGAAGGCGATATTGCAACGGTCGGCATCACGGCCCATGCCGCCGAGCAACTCGGCGATCTCGTTTTCGTGGAACTGCCTGAAGTCGGCGCCAGCTTCTCCAAGGGTGGCGACGCGGCAACCGTCGAATCCGTCAAGGCAGCCTCCGAAGTCTATTGCCCGCTCGACGGAGAGATCACCGAAGTCAACGAAGCCATCACCGCTGATCCGGCCCTCGTCAATTCAGACCCGATGGGTGCTGGGTGGTTCTTCAAGCTCAAGCTGAAGAACGTTGGGGATCTTGATGGTCTTCTTGATGAATCCGGTTACAAGGAGCTGATCGGATAATGACGACGCCTACTGAATTCACATTCACCGATTACCAGCCATACGACTTCGCCAATCGCC
Coding sequences within it:
- a CDS encoding DoxX family protein; amino-acid sequence: MALSDRLNQYQPYALTVLRVVTGVLFIEHGLQKLLGFPAGGQFPSPLPTLILVQGILEVVGGLATIVGFFTRPVAFILCGNMAVAYFMAHYPKNFFPANNGGDAAILYCFIFLFLIFAGPGLLAIDNSKK
- the fghA gene encoding S-formylglutathione hydrolase — encoded protein: MNIISQNTAFGGMQGVFSHESEACKCEMTFAVFVPPQAIKEPRPVLWYLSGLTCTHANVMEKGEYRRMAAELGLIIVCPDTSPRGNDVPDELTNWQMGKGAGFYLDATETPWAENYQMYSYITEELPTLIAKQFRADMSRQGIFGHSMGGHGAMTIALKNPDRFKSCSAFAPIVQPSTADWSAPALEKYLGSDKAAWRRYDACALVEDGARFPEFLIDQGKADSFLENGLRPWLFEDAIKGTDIGLMLRMHERYDHSYYFISSFMDDHLRWHAERLEK
- a CDS encoding HAD-IA family hydrolase; protein product: MKLVLFDCDGTLVDSARLIHEVMARTFVAFGYKRPDVSATKSIIGLTLDIAIARMQGKPHVDDEAIAMTAHYKSIFPEVRDEADMQTPLFDGIKPLIETLAARDELLIGAVTGKSRRGLTHILEVNDFTPYFIVSRTADDCPSKPHPAMVTECCDETGMDPHDTIVIGDAIYDMQMAKAAGATAIGVAWGYASVEELLAAGADAIAHHPNDLLSHIL
- a CDS encoding RluA family pseudouridine synthase, which produces MAGIEHIQVEPDEAGMRLDRWFKVHYPGLGFGQLQKLMRSGQVRVDGGRVKTDARVQPGQVIRVPPLDVDAKGAKSGPIAGNDLKHAGDGELLARMLLHEDEKVYVLNKPAGLAVQGGSGLTRHIDKMLEAWTSKKGEKPRLVHRLDRDTSGVLVVARTRGAAQKLTAAFRERDTKKTYWSLVKGVPRKHEDKISTWLVKEATADGDRMRIAKHGEEGADHAISYYRVLETAAQNLAWLEMEPYTGRTHQLRVHALHMGHPIIGDPKYFDDDPNWDFPGGVQKRLHLHARHIDIPHPNGGRLRVTAPLPPHMVQTWNLLGFDMASAGEPDDE
- a CDS encoding ATP12 family chaperone protein — translated: MRDLLNDLSEGLSHPDPIRRAQIQMKKPLPKRFYKDVTISADEGGHAIALDGKVVKTPARHSLALPTEALAKLVAAEWARQVDIIDPATMPVTRLVSTAIDGVAAESQAVFDEIVRFSGTDLLCYRADGPERLVERQSERWNPLIEWAARDFGARFILAEGVMHQEQPDEAIAAFAAALRKFDTPMELASLHTITTLTGSAILALAFAEGFLPLADVWSLAHLDEDWTIEHWGSDEEAEQRRAQRFEEFQAATDVFSALRS
- a CDS encoding YaiI/YqxD family protein — its product is MIYVDADACPVKPEILKVAERHGIEVTFVANSGLRPSRDPMVHNIIVSNAFDAADNWIAEHAGAGDIVVTADVPLAGRCVATGALVTGPTGRIFDKTNIGMATAMRDLGAHLRETGESKGYNAAFSPRDRSAFLETFDRLCRRAKAHQSSPGDQP
- a CDS encoding acyl-CoA carboxylase subunit beta, whose translation is MKEILQELERRREIARLGGGQARIDAQHARGKLTARERIDIFLDEGSFEEFDMFVEHRSTDFGMDKSKIAGDGVVTGWGTVNGRTVFIFAKDFTVFGGSLSEAHAEKITKVQDMALKNRAPIIGIYDAGGARIQEGVAALGGYAEVFQRNVLASGVIPQISIIMGPCAGGDVYSPAMTDFIFMVRDTSYMFVTGPDVVKTVTNETVTSEQLGGASVHTTKSSIADAAYDNDVDTLLQVRRLIDFLPQSNTADVPEIECYQSVTEPDNSLDTLIPANANKPYDIKELILKIADEGDFFEIQESFAKNIVCGFGRIEGATVGFVANQPMVLAGVLDSDASRKAARFVRFCDCFNIPIVTFVDVPGFLPGTAQEYGGLIKHGAKLLFAYAEATVPKLTVITRKAFGGAYDVMASKHLRGDLNYAWPTAQIAVMGAKGAVEIIFRKDIADPDKIAAHTKMYEDRFLSPFVAAERGYIDEVIMPRSTRRRLAQGLRMLRNKDLTNPWKKHDNIPL
- a CDS encoding copper chaperone PCu(A)C; translation: MNRNHAAALLISIGAFSLPLGGALAEDSGAMKSKPGMHMDAGAAPSGSAAAKLGDLDISGGYVRAMLPGQPVGGGYITIHNTGKTDDKLTSVTSSAAGKVELHEMKMEGEIMKMREVKGGIAIPAGATVTLAPNTMHMMFKQVKAPFKQGGTVPVMLMFDKAGMVDINLPVVSARGN
- a CDS encoding DoxX family protein, giving the protein MSFSERLSPYQPAALAILRIVTALLFIEHGTQKVFGFPPAPYAITTLFFVAGIIELVGGILILLGLFTRPVAFLLSGEMAIAYFMVHMPINFFPANNEGDGAVLFCFIFLFLVFAGPGSWALDNRQRR
- a CDS encoding S-(hydroxymethyl)glutathione dehydrogenase/class III alcohol dehydrogenase, with protein sequence MDVRAAVAVAAGKPLEVMTVQLEGPKAGEVLIEVKATGLCHTDDFTLSGADPEGLFPVILGHEGAGIVVDVGPGVTSVRKGDHVIPLYTPECRECPSCLSRKTNLCTAIRSTQGQGLMPDGTSRFSIGKDKIHHYMGCSTFANYTVLPEIAVAKVNPDAPFDKICYIGCGVTTGIGAVINTAKVEMGATAIVFGLGGIGLNVIQGLKLAGADMIIGVDLNNDKKAWGERFGMTHFVNPKEVGDDIVPYLVNMTKRGADQIGGADYTFDCTGNTKVMRQALEASHRGWGKSVVIGVAGAGQEISTRPFQLVTGRSWMGTAFGGARGRTDVPKIVDWYMEGKIQIDPMITHTMPLEDINKGFELMHSGKSVRGVVIY
- the sugE gene encoding quaternary ammonium compound efflux SMR transporter SugE; amino-acid sequence: MAWFLLFLAGLFEIGWAIGLKYTDGFTRPMPTALTVISMVISVVLLGLAVKTLPMGTAYAVWTGIGTVGTVLLGIWLLGDPATLVRLFCIGLIVAGIAGLKLTA